From Gemmatimonadota bacterium, the proteins below share one genomic window:
- a CDS encoding sulfatase-like hydrolase/transferase, which yields MSSPNIILMMCDDLGYGDVGFNGNEIIKTPNLDRLASNGIRFTRFYAGGPVCSPTRGTCLTGRHYFRYGVTHANRGHLPTQEITLARMLKSFGYATGHFGKWHLGTLDPNYSGKPNRNPARNYAPPWERDYDATFATEYAVPTWDPAVDINQRTGKRLDRPWASPYYENGKLATENLEGCDSRVLMDRAIPFIEQAVENGEQFLTTIWFHAPHSPVVAGPEYRAMYAEYSEDEQHYYGCITAIDDQVGRLYHALEAWGVADNTMIWFCSDNGPEGRTGRDGRNRGSTAGLRGRKRSLFDGGVGVPALLHWPGHAEPGRTVEMPCSTLDYFPTIAEVMGYEMPDNRPIDGISLIPTIEGNMTERPTPIPYRFNSPKNAMFDAPTIAMIDNQYKCLTNLSNDGSEDLCFDMIEDRAETTNLANEQRERMGQTRETLRQWLRSCEASHNGGDYDEAFEPVAPFEKVTGDWPSRGNRN from the coding sequence ATGAGCAGCCCCAACATAATTTTAATGATGTGTGACGACCTGGGATATGGCGATGTGGGATTTAACGGAAATGAGATAATCAAAACCCCGAATTTAGACCGCCTGGCGAGCAATGGAATCCGATTTACGCGATTTTATGCGGGAGGACCAGTGTGTTCCCCAACGCGAGGGACGTGCTTAACCGGACGGCATTATTTTCGATACGGCGTAACACACGCCAATCGCGGGCACTTACCCACACAGGAAATAACGCTGGCGCGAATGTTAAAATCCTTCGGCTATGCGACCGGACACTTTGGCAAATGGCATCTGGGAACCCTGGACCCGAATTATTCGGGCAAGCCCAATCGCAATCCAGCGCGCAACTACGCCCCGCCCTGGGAGCGGGATTACGATGCGACATTTGCCACAGAGTACGCGGTTCCCACCTGGGATCCAGCAGTAGATATTAACCAGAGAACCGGAAAACGCCTGGACCGCCCCTGGGCCTCGCCATATTACGAAAATGGAAAACTGGCAACGGAAAATCTGGAAGGATGCGATTCCCGGGTATTGATGGATCGCGCAATTCCATTTATCGAACAAGCTGTTGAAAATGGCGAGCAATTCCTTACGACAATCTGGTTTCACGCGCCCCATAGCCCGGTCGTTGCCGGACCGGAATATCGCGCAATGTATGCTGAGTACAGTGAGGATGAACAACACTATTACGGCTGTATAACCGCGATAGACGATCAGGTGGGGCGGTTGTATCACGCATTGGAAGCATGGGGTGTAGCCGACAACACCATGATCTGGTTCTGCTCGGACAACGGGCCAGAAGGACGCACGGGGCGAGATGGCCGCAACCGGGGATCAACAGCCGGCTTGCGCGGGCGAAAACGATCTCTATTTGACGGCGGCGTGGGCGTACCTGCGCTATTGCACTGGCCGGGCCATGCAGAACCCGGGCGCACAGTGGAAATGCCGTGCAGCACACTGGATTACTTCCCCACAATCGCCGAGGTCATGGGATATGAAATGCCCGATAATCGCCCCATTGACGGCATCAGCCTGATACCGACAATTGAAGGAAACATGACAGAACGCCCCACTCCCATTCCGTATCGGTTCAACAGTCCTAAAAACGCAATGTTTGACGCCCCGACCATCGCGATGATCGACAACCAGTATAAATGCCTGACCAATCTATCGAACGATGGCAGCGAAGATTTGTGTTTTGACATGATTGAAGATCGCGCAGAAACGACCAATTTGGCGAATGAGCAACGCGAGCGGATGGGGCAAACCCGCGAGACCCTGCGCCAATGGCTCCGCTCGTGCGAAGCCAGCCATAACGGTGGGGATTACGACGAGGCATTTGAACCCGTCGCGCCATTTGAAAAAGTCACCGGAGACTGGCCCTCAAGAGGGAATAGAAATTAG